One segment of Rosa chinensis cultivar Old Blush chromosome 6, RchiOBHm-V2, whole genome shotgun sequence DNA contains the following:
- the LOC112172710 gene encoding transmembrane protein 147: MTVFHFFNCAILTFGPHAVYYSATPLSEYDTLGTSIKAAVVYLGTALVKLVCLATFLKVSDNESFDPYQELLKALIGFIDVAGLYFALTQLTHRNISQNHKFQAVGLGWAFADSVLHRLAPLWVGARGLEFTWDYILQGLEANANLVLSISLAALGSLMWLRKNKPKTLIPIIYICAGIVATMPSITSYLRRGLGWYFPEVVGFQLFTSLIMAFISWQLFAACQRPSA; this comes from the exons ATGACGGTGTTTCACTTCTTCAACTGTGCGATTCTGACGTTTGGTCCTCACGCCGTCTACTACTCTGCCACTCCTCT ATCGGAGTATGACACACTCGGCACCTCCATTAAAGCAGCTGTGGTTTATCTCGGAACAGCTCTAGTCAAG CTTGTTTGTTTGGCTACTTTTCTCAAGGTATCTGATAATGAAAGCTTTGATCCATATCAG GAATTGTTGAAAGCTTTGATCGGTTTCATAGATGTTGCTGGCCTTTACTTTGCTTTGACCCAGTTGACCCATAGGAACATCTCTCAAAATCATAAATTTCAAGCAGTGGGACTTG GGTGGGCTTTTGCTGATTCGGTTCTCCATAGATTGGCACCTCTGTGGGTGGGTGCCAGAGGACTAGAATTTACCTGGGATTACATTCTGCAAGGCCTTGAGGCAAATGCAAATCTG GTTTTGAGCATATCCCTTGCTGCATTGGGATCTTTGATGTGGCTTCGCAAAAACAAGCCTAAGACGCTGATTCCTATAATATACATCTGTGCTGGGATTGTGGCAACCATGCCATCTATCACAAG CTATCTAAGGCGTGGCCTGGGGTGGTACTTCCCGGAGGTGGTAGGATTTCAACTCTTTACCTCTCTGATCATGGCATTCATCAGCTGGCAGCTCTTTGCTGCATGTCAGAGGCCCTCTGCCTGA